In Aequorivita sp. H23M31, a single window of DNA contains:
- a CDS encoding NifU family protein: MTTEELTSKVQEALQEIRPFLQNDGGDIRLISIDDDKIANVQLLGACVGCSINQMTLKMGVEMTIKKHAPQIEKVVSVSP; the protein is encoded by the coding sequence ATGACAACTGAGGAATTAACATCGAAAGTACAAGAGGCATTACAGGAGATACGGCCATTTTTACAGAATGACGGAGGAGACATCAGGCTGATTTCCATAGATGATGACAAAATCGCAAATGTTCAGTTATTGGGCGCTTGCGTAGGATGCTCCATAAACCAAATGACTTTAAAAATGGGTGTGGAAATGACCATAAAAAAGCATGCGCCACAAATTGAAAAAGTCGTGAGCGTTTCCCCTTAA
- a CDS encoding sensor histidine kinase: MGVLKKYSLALYSSLFIALCSTIVAGGFFYLQNDRLSFGLFLFFLLIFIISFFILQFRIEKFIHARIKKIYSDVQLLDENNLAQAPITTDMDMLTQEVERFAQDKKLEIETLNIKENYRKEFMGNISHELKTPLFTVQGYILTLLDGAMHDKKVLKKYLQGAEKGVDRLIHIIKDLDMITQLESGGLVLKRDDFNIVVLIQNVLDLLEMKAAKKNITLTFDRKYEEPIMVNGDRDRIEQVLINLVVNSIKYGKRDGTTEITIEKLLQNKILIRITDNGEGIAKENLTRIFERFYRIDKSGSRKEGGSGLGLSIVKHIVEGHSEKIYLESQLGIGSEFSFTMENRK; this comes from the coding sequence GTGGGAGTATTAAAAAAATATAGTCTAGCTCTGTATTCCTCGCTGTTTATTGCCCTTTGCAGTACAATAGTAGCGGGAGGTTTTTTTTATCTGCAAAATGATCGCCTATCATTTGGGCTATTTCTTTTTTTTCTCCTTATTTTTATTATTTCGTTTTTCATACTACAATTTCGAATTGAAAAATTCATACATGCGCGGATAAAAAAAATATATTCCGACGTTCAACTTTTAGACGAAAATAATCTTGCCCAGGCTCCCATAACTACGGATATGGATATGTTAACCCAAGAAGTTGAGCGCTTTGCACAGGACAAGAAGCTGGAGATTGAAACCCTAAATATCAAAGAAAATTATAGGAAAGAGTTTATGGGAAATATATCGCATGAACTCAAAACTCCCTTATTTACAGTTCAAGGGTATATTCTTACTTTATTGGATGGCGCGATGCACGATAAAAAAGTTCTTAAAAAATATTTGCAAGGAGCTGAAAAAGGTGTGGATAGACTGATTCATATTATTAAGGATCTTGATATGATAACCCAATTGGAATCTGGGGGTCTTGTTTTAAAACGCGACGATTTTAATATTGTGGTACTTATTCAGAATGTGCTCGATTTGTTGGAAATGAAAGCGGCAAAAAAAAATATTACCCTCACCTTCGACAGAAAATATGAAGAACCAATTATGGTTAATGGAGATAGGGACCGTATCGAACAAGTTTTAATTAATCTTGTGGTAAACTCTATTAAGTACGGGAAAAGGGATGGTACCACAGAGATTACTATTGAAAAGTTGCTTCAGAATAAAATTTTAATTAGAATAACTGATAATGGTGAGGGAATAGCAAAAGAAAATCTAACACGGATATTTGAACGTTTTTATCGGATTGATAAAAGCGGTTCGCGAAAGGAGGGTGGAAGCGGATTGGGACTTTCAATTGTAAAGCACATTGTAGAAGGACATTCTGAAAAAATATATTTGGAAAGCCAATTAGGCATTGGATCGGAATTTTCCTTTACTATGGAAAATCGAAAATAA
- a CDS encoding response regulator transcription factor: MKNKDITILLVDDEPDIIEIVRYNLTAQGYKVKTAENGLEAISIAKKTKPQLILLDVMMPKMNGMEACRKIREVPELSETIIAFLTARGEEYSELAGFDAGADDYITKPIKPKVLVGRVKGLLRRFKQPEIEKLLKFGDLTIIQEEYKIILGQEEMSLPKKEFELLTLLTSQPGKVYKREDILNQIWGSDVIVGDRTIDVHIRKLREKIGDEKFQTIKGVGYKFVV; the protein is encoded by the coding sequence ATGAAAAACAAGGATATTACAATTCTATTAGTGGATGATGAACCAGATATTATTGAAATTGTGCGATACAACCTTACTGCCCAGGGCTACAAAGTAAAGACTGCGGAAAATGGACTTGAAGCTATCTCTATAGCAAAAAAAACAAAACCCCAGTTGATTTTGTTGGATGTTATGATGCCAAAAATGAATGGAATGGAAGCCTGTCGAAAAATTAGGGAAGTTCCTGAACTTTCGGAGACTATTATTGCTTTTCTGACCGCGCGTGGGGAAGAGTATTCGGAATTGGCGGGATTTGATGCCGGCGCGGATGACTATATCACCAAACCCATAAAACCCAAAGTTCTTGTGGGGCGTGTCAAAGGACTTCTCAGAAGATTTAAACAACCAGAAATTGAGAAATTGTTGAAATTTGGAGATCTAACCATCATACAGGAAGAGTATAAGATTATCTTGGGACAGGAGGAGATGTCCTTGCCCAAAAAGGAATTTGAACTGCTCACTTTGCTGACATCACAACCAGGCAAAGTATATAAACGGGAAGATATATTAAATCAAATATGGGGATCTGATGTAATAGTGGGAGATAGAACAATAGATGTCCATATTAGAAAACTCCGTGAGAAAATTGGTGATGAAAAATTCCAAACAATAAAAGGAGTGGGTTATAAGTTTGTTGTTTAA
- a CDS encoding 2Fe-2S iron-sulfur cluster-binding protein: protein MKDINIIITDRQGIKHEVEAPTDMNMNLMEVVRSYELAEEGTFGICGGMAMCASCQCYVESEHELGEMSQDEDLMLSEAFYVKDNSRLSCQIFIKEELNGLKIELAPEA from the coding sequence ATGAAAGACATCAATATAATCATTACCGATCGTCAAGGTATAAAACACGAAGTTGAAGCTCCAACGGATATGAACATGAATCTAATGGAAGTTGTTCGTTCGTATGAGTTGGCCGAAGAAGGGACATTTGGAATATGCGGGGGAATGGCTATGTGCGCCTCTTGTCAGTGTTATGTGGAGAGTGAGCACGAACTCGGTGAAATGAGCCAAGATGAAGATTTAATGCTATCCGAAGCCTTTTATGTAAAGGACAATAGCAGGTTAAGTTGCCAAATTTTTATCAAAGAAGAACTTAATGGCTTAAAAATAGAACTAGCTCCTGAAGCTTAA
- a CDS encoding MGMT family protein: protein MAEDNFFCKVYKVTAQIPYGMVTSYGAIAKFLGAPRSARMVGWALNSCDKENVPAHRVVNRNGLLTGKHHFLGTNLMQQLLESEGVEVTENRVKNFEQLFWDPSRELLDGTFTIEGP from the coding sequence ATGGCCGAGGATAATTTTTTTTGCAAAGTATATAAGGTGACTGCCCAGATTCCGTATGGCATGGTAACTTCATACGGTGCAATTGCCAAGTTTTTGGGCGCTCCCCGTAGTGCACGAATGGTTGGTTGGGCCCTAAACAGTTGCGATAAGGAAAATGTACCCGCGCATCGCGTAGTAAATCGAAACGGCTTGCTTACAGGAAAACATCACTTTCTAGGAACAAATTTAATGCAACAACTTTTGGAGAGTGAAGGCGTGGAAGTGACGGAAAATAGGGTAAAAAATTTTGAACAATTATTTTGGGATCCTTCCAGGGAACTGTTAGATGGTACCTTTACTATTGAAGGCCCATAG
- a CDS encoding acyl-CoA dehydrogenase family protein has product MRPDLFEAPDYYNLDELLSDEHKLVRQAAREWVKRDVSPIIEEYAQKAEFPKQIINGLAEIGAFGPYIPEEYGGAGLDQISYGLIMQEIERGDSGVRSTASVQSSLVMYPIYKYGNEEQRKKYLPKLATGEWMGCFGLTEPDHGSNPGGMTTNYKDMGDHYLLNGAKMWISNAPFAQVAVVWAKNEEGRIHGLIVERGMEGFSTPETHNKWSLRASATGELIFDNVKVPKENLLPNKSGLGAPLGCLDSARYGIAWGAIGAAMDCYDTALRYSKERMQFGKPIGQFQLQQKKLAEMITEITKAQLLAWRVGVLRNEGKATSAQISMAKRNNVDMAINIAREARQMLGGMGITGEYSIMRHSMNLESVITYEGTHDIHLLITGLDITGLNAFS; this is encoded by the coding sequence ATGAGACCAGACCTTTTTGAAGCTCCAGATTATTATAATCTTGATGAATTACTTTCAGATGAACATAAATTGGTACGCCAAGCAGCTCGAGAATGGGTAAAGCGGGACGTATCGCCTATCATAGAGGAATATGCCCAAAAAGCCGAATTTCCAAAGCAGATAATTAATGGATTAGCCGAAATAGGGGCTTTTGGTCCATATATACCTGAAGAATATGGAGGAGCGGGATTAGACCAAATTTCCTATGGATTAATTATGCAGGAAATAGAACGTGGCGATAGCGGTGTTCGCAGTACTGCATCTGTCCAATCTTCTCTGGTGATGTATCCCATTTATAAGTACGGCAATGAAGAGCAACGAAAAAAATATCTTCCAAAATTAGCCACGGGTGAGTGGATGGGCTGTTTCGGTCTTACTGAACCCGATCACGGAAGTAATCCGGGAGGTATGACCACCAATTATAAAGATATGGGGGATCATTATCTTTTGAACGGCGCAAAAATGTGGATCAGTAATGCTCCTTTTGCTCAAGTTGCCGTGGTGTGGGCAAAAAATGAAGAGGGAAGAATACACGGCTTAATAGTGGAAAGAGGAATGGAAGGGTTTTCAACTCCCGAAACCCACAATAAATGGTCGCTTCGTGCTTCGGCAACCGGGGAGCTTATTTTTGACAATGTAAAAGTTCCAAAGGAAAATCTACTACCAAATAAATCAGGTTTGGGTGCTCCCCTAGGCTGTTTGGATTCAGCTCGATATGGAATAGCTTGGGGTGCCATTGGTGCCGCAATGGATTGTTATGATACAGCCCTTCGTTATTCAAAAGAAAGAATGCAGTTTGGAAAGCCAATTGGACAATTTCAATTGCAACAGAAAAAACTTGCTGAAATGATTACCGAAATCACCAAGGCTCAGTTGTTAGCTTGGCGCGTTGGTGTATTGCGAAATGAAGGAAAAGCAACTTCCGCACAAATTTCTATGGCAAAACGCAACAATGTGGATATGGCTATTAATATTGCGCGTGAAGCAAGACAAATGTTAGGAGGAATGGGAATTACGGGAGAATACAGCATTATGCGTCACTCCATGAATCTTGAAAGCGTAATTACTTATGAAGGAACCCACGATATCCACTTGTTGATTACAGGTTTGGATATTACAGGTTTGAATGCTTTTTCGTAA
- a CDS encoding NAD(P)/FAD-dependent oxidoreductase, with protein sequence MIKTDILIIGAGPTGLFAVFEAGLLKLKCHLIDALPQAGGQCTEIYPKKPIYDIPGFPEILAGDLVTNLMKQIEPFQPGFTLGERAETIDKLDDGTFIVTTDKGTLHHAKIVAIAGGLGSFEPRKPPISNIAQFEDRGVEYIIRDPEIYRDKNVVISGGGDSALDWSIFLANIAKSVTLIHRRNEFRGALDSVEKVQELKNLGKIELITPAEVIGLVGKTDLEEVVIQRGNDMINRECDHFIPLFGLSPKLGPIADWGLEIEKNAIKVDNSLDYQTNIPGIYAIGDVNTYPGKLKLILCGFHEATLMCQSAYQRIFPDKRYVLKYTTVGGVEGFDGSKKEAPKAIVKSID encoded by the coding sequence ATGATAAAGACCGATATACTCATTATTGGCGCAGGGCCCACTGGTCTTTTTGCCGTCTTTGAGGCTGGATTGTTAAAACTAAAATGCCATTTGATCGATGCCCTTCCGCAAGCAGGAGGTCAGTGTACAGAGATATATCCCAAAAAACCTATTTATGATATTCCGGGATTTCCTGAGATTCTGGCGGGCGACTTGGTTACCAATCTAATGAAACAAATAGAGCCGTTCCAGCCAGGTTTTACATTGGGAGAACGGGCCGAAACCATCGATAAACTTGATGATGGCACTTTTATAGTAACCACGGATAAAGGAACTCTGCATCATGCAAAAATTGTTGCTATTGCTGGAGGATTGGGAAGTTTCGAGCCAAGAAAACCGCCTATTTCAAATATTGCCCAATTTGAAGACCGTGGAGTGGAATACATTATCCGCGATCCCGAAATATATAGAGATAAAAATGTAGTTATTTCAGGGGGAGGAGATTCTGCGCTGGATTGGAGTATATTTTTGGCCAATATTGCCAAGAGTGTTACCTTAATACATAGACGAAATGAATTCCGCGGCGCATTGGATAGTGTTGAAAAAGTTCAAGAGTTAAAAAATCTAGGGAAAATCGAACTTATTACTCCAGCCGAAGTCATTGGATTAGTAGGAAAAACTGATTTGGAGGAAGTTGTTATTCAACGCGGCAATGATATGATTAATCGCGAATGCGATCATTTTATTCCCTTGTTTGGCCTCTCACCAAAATTGGGTCCCATCGCCGATTGGGGACTGGAGATTGAAAAGAACGCAATTAAAGTTGACAACTCCTTGGATTATCAAACCAATATTCCTGGAATATATGCCATTGGCGACGTAAATACCTATCCCGGGAAATTGAAATTGATTCTCTGTGGTTTCCACGAAGCAACTCTTATGTGTCAAAGTGCCTATCAGCGCATTTTCCCAGATAAACGTTATGTTCTTAAATACACCACCGTTGGCGGAGTAGAGGGGTTTGATGGTAGTAAAAAGGAGGCGCCAAAAGCAATAGTTAAGTCTATTGATTAA
- the trmB gene encoding tRNA (guanosine(46)-N7)-methyltransferase TrmB produces the protein MGSKNKLRRFKENETFANVIQPTREDVFNDSFKLKGNWKKDFFKNSHPLVLELGCGKGEYSVNLAKKFPETNFLGIDIKGARFWRGAKTALEENIKNVGFLRTQIELLDEIFAENEVDEIWITFPDPQIKYKRTKHRLTNFQFLQKYKKILKPNGVVHLKTDSEFMHGYTLGLLHGLGEIVEYANHDVYSNHGAPEAVTAIQTYYEQQYLDQDKKITYLQFKFR, from the coding sequence TTGGGCAGCAAAAACAAACTCAGACGATTTAAGGAAAACGAAACTTTTGCGAATGTGATACAGCCCACACGGGAAGACGTTTTTAATGATTCCTTTAAATTAAAAGGAAATTGGAAAAAGGATTTCTTTAAAAATAGCCATCCTCTAGTTTTGGAATTGGGCTGTGGTAAAGGGGAATATTCGGTAAATCTTGCAAAGAAATTTCCAGAAACAAATTTTTTGGGAATAGATATAAAAGGAGCGCGTTTTTGGCGGGGCGCAAAAACTGCTCTCGAGGAAAACATTAAAAATGTAGGCTTTCTCCGAACGCAAATTGAGCTCTTGGACGAAATTTTTGCCGAAAATGAAGTTGATGAGATTTGGATAACTTTTCCCGATCCGCAGATTAAATATAAAAGAACGAAACATAGATTGACCAACTTCCAATTTCTTCAGAAGTACAAAAAGATATTGAAACCGAATGGAGTGGTTCATTTAAAAACGGATAGCGAATTCATGCACGGCTACACGCTTGGACTCCTTCATGGATTGGGTGAAATTGTGGAATATGCCAATCACGATGTTTATTCAAACCATGGCGCACCAGAAGCTGTAACTGCAATTCAAACTTACTATGAGCAACAATATCTGGATCAGGATAAAAAAATAACCTACCTCCAATTTAAATTCCGTTAA
- a CDS encoding glycosyltransferase, translating into MKKILVAPLNWGLGHATRCIPIILQLLEHDFKVLIASDGSSLRLLQMEFPNLDFLELPSYKIKYTSNGRLFKWKMISSLSRISRTMKAEEKLIAEMVSRGEIDGIISDSRLGVRNAAIPSIYITHQLNVFTGSTSHFSSYLHRQIIKKFDSCWVPDVKDMAMNYSGSLGHLIDTNFPVRYFGIVSRLQKKNLPKTIDILVIISGPEPQRGLFETKLKEVLSESDKKIVMVQGIVEAEQIWTKHENIDVVNFMRGEELERCINESALIISRSGYTTIMDLAYLEKKVFFVPTPGQYEQEYLAKRLNDMGIAPYCKQRDFTLEKLKAVPVYKGLKFYTHTSEEFSGLFSIFHSKGKFRSNA; encoded by the coding sequence ATGAAAAAAATTTTGGTGGCTCCCTTAAATTGGGGACTGGGCCACGCCACTCGTTGTATTCCAATAATCCTTCAACTGTTGGAACACGATTTTAAGGTTTTGATTGCTTCGGATGGTTCCTCACTGCGCCTTCTCCAAATGGAGTTTCCCAATCTCGATTTTCTTGAACTCCCTTCCTATAAAATTAAATATACTTCAAACGGGCGTCTTTTTAAATGGAAAATGATATCCTCGCTATCTCGGATTTCTAGAACAATGAAAGCCGAAGAAAAACTAATTGCCGAAATGGTAAGCCGAGGAGAAATAGACGGCATAATTAGCGATAGCCGATTGGGGGTAAGAAATGCCGCGATTCCCTCTATATATATTACCCATCAATTAAATGTATTTACTGGCAGCACCTCCCATTTTAGCAGTTATTTACATAGACAGATAATTAAAAAGTTTGATAGCTGCTGGGTGCCCGATGTAAAAGATATGGCAATGAATTATAGCGGCTCTTTGGGTCATTTAATTGATACGAATTTTCCCGTAAGATATTTTGGAATCGTAAGCAGATTACAAAAGAAAAATCTGCCAAAAACCATCGATATTTTGGTTATAATTTCGGGACCTGAACCCCAGCGAGGTTTATTTGAGACCAAACTCAAAGAAGTTTTAAGTGAAAGTGACAAGAAGATTGTGATGGTACAAGGTATTGTGGAAGCAGAGCAGATATGGACAAAACACGAGAATATTGACGTAGTAAATTTTATGCGAGGAGAGGAGCTGGAACGTTGCATAAATGAGAGCGCTCTAATCATTTCGCGTTCGGGTTATACTACCATTATGGATTTGGCATATTTGGAAAAAAAGGTCTTCTTTGTTCCCACACCCGGTCAATACGAACAAGAATATTTAGCAAAACGCTTGAACGATATGGGAATCGCTCCATACTGTAAGCAACGTGATTTCACTCTGGAAAAGTTAAAAGCAGTTCCAGTTTATAAAGGTTTGAAATTTTACACCCACACCAGTGAAGAGTTCTCGGGGTTATTTTCGATTTTCCATAGTAAAGGAAAATTCCGATCCAATGCCTAA
- a CDS encoding SGNH/GDSL hydrolase family protein: protein MYIKTLIILCALTSISCGFPNNSTSSQKTNYKYLALGDSYTIGKSVCNHCNYPKQLANRLNATLSKKTSVKIIAKTGWTTTDLLTAIASEKPSIDYDLVTLLIGVNNQYQDKLFSLYEEEFPELLDKAIEFANGKPENVIVLSIPDYAFTPFGQKSGKAEKITSELIKYNAFAQKISLEKGVLFENITLITQNGLKNPKLVASDGLHPSEVAYKKFVEQIFEKATKILR, encoded by the coding sequence ATGTACATTAAAACATTAATAATACTCTGTGCTCTAACTTCTATTTCTTGTGGGTTTCCGAACAATAGTACTTCTTCGCAAAAAACAAATTATAAATATCTGGCACTAGGTGATAGTTACACAATCGGGAAAAGTGTTTGTAACCATTGCAATTATCCAAAACAGCTGGCCAATCGCTTAAACGCTACGCTTTCGAAAAAAACTTCCGTAAAAATTATAGCAAAAACGGGATGGACAACTACCGACTTACTCACCGCGATCGCTTCTGAAAAACCATCAATTGATTATGATTTGGTCACTCTCCTGATAGGTGTAAACAATCAATATCAAGATAAACTATTTTCTCTTTATGAAGAAGAATTCCCTGAATTATTGGACAAGGCAATTGAATTTGCAAATGGAAAACCAGAGAACGTAATTGTTCTCTCTATTCCAGATTATGCATTTACACCGTTCGGACAAAAATCTGGGAAGGCTGAAAAAATTACTTCGGAATTAATTAAATACAACGCGTTCGCTCAAAAAATCTCTTTAGAAAAAGGAGTGCTCTTTGAAAATATTACCCTAATAACCCAGAATGGATTAAAAAACCCAAAACTAGTGGCGTCAGATGGATTACATCCTTCGGAAGTTGCTTATAAGAAATTTGTGGAGCAGATTTTCGAGAAGGCTACTAAAATTCTACGTTAA
- a CDS encoding Mrp/NBP35 family ATP-binding protein produces the protein MSISKQNILAALETITAPGDGKNMVESGVVQNVVTFADEVIVDIKLTTPALHIKKRAEADVIKVIHEKVDPNAKVQVNIKIEAPQKPQNPNLIKGKPIPGITNIIAVASGKGGVGKSTVTANIAVSLAKMGFKVGILDADIYGPSIPIMFDVEMEKPLSVDVGGKSKMKPIENYGVKVLSIGFFTQPGQAVIWRGPMAAKALNQLIFDADWGELDFMLIDLPPGTGDIHLSIMQSLPITGAVVVSTPQNVALADARRGVGMFRQENIDVPVLGIVENMAYFTPAELPENKYYIFGKEGAKNLAEDLKVPFLGEVPLIQSIRESGDVGRPAALQTATLTEEAFEKLTRNVVEQTVLRNENLPATEAIKITTMAGCSAVRK, from the coding sequence ATGAGCATTTCAAAACAGAATATCCTTGCAGCTCTGGAGACAATTACAGCTCCGGGAGACGGGAAAAATATGGTGGAAAGCGGCGTTGTTCAAAACGTTGTCACCTTCGCAGATGAAGTTATAGTAGATATAAAACTAACCACCCCAGCACTTCATATTAAGAAAAGAGCGGAGGCCGATGTAATCAAGGTCATTCACGAGAAAGTGGATCCCAACGCAAAGGTTCAGGTTAACATAAAAATAGAAGCTCCACAAAAACCACAAAATCCTAATCTTATAAAAGGGAAACCTATTCCAGGTATCACCAATATTATTGCCGTGGCTTCTGGAAAAGGTGGAGTGGGCAAGAGTACCGTAACAGCAAACATCGCGGTCTCCTTGGCTAAAATGGGTTTTAAGGTTGGAATTTTGGATGCGGATATTTATGGGCCTTCTATCCCTATTATGTTTGACGTGGAAATGGAAAAACCACTTTCAGTAGATGTTGGAGGAAAGAGCAAAATGAAACCTATCGAAAATTATGGAGTAAAGGTTTTGAGTATTGGTTTCTTCACCCAACCGGGTCAAGCGGTAATTTGGCGAGGTCCTATGGCCGCAAAAGCTTTAAACCAATTAATTTTTGATGCGGATTGGGGTGAATTGGATTTTATGCTTATCGACCTTCCGCCTGGAACAGGAGATATACACTTAAGTATTATGCAGTCGTTGCCTATAACGGGAGCCGTAGTAGTAAGTACGCCTCAGAATGTAGCTTTGGCTGATGCCCGAAGAGGAGTAGGAATGTTCCGTCAGGAAAATATCGATGTTCCTGTTTTAGGAATTGTAGAAAATATGGCGTATTTCACGCCTGCAGAACTACCTGAAAATAAATACTATATTTTCGGAAAGGAAGGTGCTAAGAATTTAGCAGAAGATTTAAAAGTACCCTTCCTTGGGGAAGTACCTTTGATTCAAAGTATTCGTGAATCTGGAGACGTAGGGAGGCCCGCTGCTTTACAAACCGCTACATTAACGGAAGAGGCTTTTGAGAAACTAACTAGAAACGTAGTGGAGCAAACGGTATTACGGAATGAAAACCTTCCCGCTACCGAAGCAATAAAAATTACAACAATGGCAGGTTGCAGCGCCGTAAGAAAATGA
- a CDS encoding lysine transporter LysE gives MAIFYNFLIGFFGALIGVLPPGLINMYAAKVSMKEGRKKGILFSLGVCVTVMIQTFIALLFARYIEMHPGIVNMLQKVALGIFISLTIYFLFIAKDTRREIRNEDSYSKTGRFFAGLFIAMLNLLPLPYWIYLGITFSAFGWFSFAQPELSVAVIGSALGTLSVLALYVQFFRAREEPRFQININYLIGAITALISIFTFLKILKEF, from the coding sequence ATGGCGATATTCTACAACTTCCTAATTGGATTTTTTGGGGCTTTAATCGGTGTATTACCTCCGGGTCTGATCAATATGTATGCAGCGAAAGTCAGCATGAAGGAAGGTAGGAAAAAGGGAATTCTTTTTTCTTTGGGTGTCTGCGTTACCGTAATGATCCAAACCTTTATTGCTCTTCTATTTGCACGCTATATTGAAATGCATCCTGGAATTGTCAATATGCTCCAAAAGGTTGCTTTGGGAATATTTATTAGCCTTACTATTTATTTTCTGTTTATTGCGAAGGATACCCGAAGAGAAATTAGAAATGAGGATTCCTATTCAAAAACAGGGCGATTCTTTGCAGGTCTTTTTATTGCAATGTTGAATTTGTTGCCTCTTCCTTATTGGATTTATTTAGGGATCACCTTTTCGGCTTTTGGATGGTTCTCCTTTGCCCAGCCGGAATTATCAGTCGCCGTAATTGGCAGTGCATTGGGTACTTTGAGTGTGCTAGCACTATATGTTCAATTTTTTCGGGCTCGCGAGGAACCCCGTTTCCAGATAAATATAAATTACCTAATTGGGGCTATTACAGCTCTCATTTCAATATTCACCTTTCTAAAGATTCTTAAGGAATTTTGA
- a CDS encoding T9SS type A sorting domain-containing protein has protein sequence MKKITILAALLISAVSFAQIAGTSFEEPQAFSGKYTDTGDPNVAHPLINNSGQPLVNFVSTGGELGFSAFYVPYDTPDVGLTDGDFVGVTDFTPSPTVLFTDGENGYQMNDIDGNMIVEFDQVDLTGVSNPTVSLDYLLSINSTPTNGNYEGDGTVNNADNDRLRIYIKDITNNTEIDLFNSTGQDLDDFVPMSGGEYQLQWQQATATLIPNTMVKLVIEGRTNASAENFWFDNIVFDGAAGVNDQTSGQFSVYPNPASSGYVYINSKVMGSKKVSIYDVLGKQVINTTMNGDRLDISALNSGIYILKIEQGKASTTKKLVIE, from the coding sequence ATGAAAAAAATTACCATACTTGCGGCTCTTTTAATAAGCGCCGTTTCTTTCGCACAAATCGCGGGAACCAGTTTTGAAGAGCCTCAGGCCTTTTCTGGAAAATATACCGATACCGGCGACCCAAATGTAGCACATCCTTTGATTAATAATTCCGGACAACCACTTGTTAATTTCGTTTCTACAGGTGGCGAATTGGGGTTTTCTGCTTTTTATGTACCCTATGATACTCCAGATGTGGGATTAACCGATGGTGATTTTGTAGGGGTTACAGATTTTACCCCCTCCCCAACCGTTTTGTTTACTGATGGCGAAAACGGCTACCAAATGAATGATATTGATGGAAATATGATCGTAGAATTTGATCAGGTTGACCTTACTGGAGTTTCAAATCCCACCGTCTCATTGGATTATCTGCTTTCAATAAACAGCACACCCACAAATGGAAACTATGAAGGTGATGGAACTGTAAATAACGCAGATAACGACAGATTGAGGATTTATATAAAAGATATAACCAATAATACAGAAATAGATCTTTTTAATTCAACGGGCCAAGACCTTGACGATTTTGTACCGATGAGCGGAGGAGAATACCAATTACAGTGGCAACAAGCCACAGCTACACTTATACCCAATACTATGGTGAAGCTTGTTATTGAAGGAAGGACCAATGCAAGTGCCGAGAACTTCTGGTTTGATAATATTGTTTTTGATGGCGCAGCTGGAGTTAATGACCAAACCAGCGGTCAATTCTCTGTATATCCAAACCCAGCGAGTTCGGGCTATGTTTATATTAATTCCAAAGTAATGGGCTCTAAAAAGGTGTCTATTTATGATGTGCTTGGAAAACAAGTGATAAATACTACAATGAACGGAGATCGTTTGGACATTTCTGCCCTTAATAGTGGAATTTATATTCTTAAGATAGAACAGGGAAAAGCTTCAACTACCAAGAAATTAGTTATTGAATAG